One genomic window of Chiloscyllium punctatum isolate Juve2018m chromosome 23, sChiPun1.3, whole genome shotgun sequence includes the following:
- the hspb2 gene encoding heat shock protein beta-2 codes for MEDKTIPHAYPMSVEYEKETPTTIHDQNFGEGLSPEDILAPTLYHGYYIRPRINKQLDRGFSTIETKHHKFQVFLDVCQFLPDEISVRTVDNLLEVSGRHPQKLDSHGFISREFTRTYILPLDVDPLLVRSSLSHDGILCIEAQRKGDEIQPKVNQVKLNVESAPMAKEPGEDPGKEKQKDK; via the exons ATGGAAGACAAGACCATCCCACATGCTTATCCGATGAGTGTAGAGTACGAGAAGGAGACACCGACAACTATCCACGACCAGAACTTCGGGGAGG GTTTGTCACCAGAAGATATTTTAGCTCCTACATTATACCATGGTTATTACATCAGACCCAGGATCAATAAGCAACTGGACCGAGGCTTTTCAACAATTGAAACAAAGCATCATAAGTTTCAGGTATTTCTGGATGTGTGCCAGTTCCTGCCGGATGAGATCTCCGTCCGGACAGTCGATAACCTTCTGGAAGTGTCCGGAAGGCATCCGCAGAAACTGGACAGTCACGGGTTTATCTCCCGGGAGTTCACCCGCACCTACATCCTACCCCTGGACGTGGACCCTCTGCTTGTTCGGTCATCACTGTCCCATGACGGTATCCTGTGCATTGAGGCGCAAAGAAAAGGAGATGAGATCCAGCCCAAAGTAAACCAAGTGAAACTCAACGTGGAGTCAGCACCCATGGCAAAGGAGCCTGGGGAAGACCCcggaaaagagaaacagaaggatAAGTAG